Proteins from one Telopea speciosissima isolate NSW1024214 ecotype Mountain lineage chromosome 1, Tspe_v1, whole genome shotgun sequence genomic window:
- the LOC122646645 gene encoding cytochrome P450 86A2-like: protein METSTALLLLLLSIAAYFLWFIFISRSLRGPRVWPLLGSLPGLIENCDRMHDWIADNLRACGGTYQTCTCPIPFLARKQGLVTVTCDPKNLEHILKTRFDNYPKGPTWQAAFHDLLGEGIFNSDGDTWLFQRKTAALEFTTRTLRQAMGRWVNRAIKLRFCPILKTAQVESKTVDLQDLLLRLTFDNICGLAFGKDPQTLSPGLPENRFASAFDGATEATLQRFILPRVIWKMKKWLRLGQEVILSQSLQHVDRYLFDVIETRKLELQQNLGTGGKGNPHDDLLSRFMKKKESYSDTFLQHVALNFILAGRDTSSVALSWFFWLLTMNPKVEEKILREICTVLMETRGDDTSKWLEDPLVFDEVDRLVYLKAALSETLRLYPSVPQDSKHVVKDDVLPDGTFVPAGSAITYSIYAVGRMEWTWGEDCMEFRPERWLSPDEKSYEAKDQFKYVSFNAGPRICLGKDLAYLQMKSIASAVLLRHRLTLAPGHRVEQKMSLTLFMKKGLMVNVHHRDLMAFTSTS, encoded by the coding sequence ATGGAGACATCAACAGCTCTACTACTACTCTTGCTTTCCATTGCCGCGTATTTCCTGTGGTTCATCTTCATCTCGCGTTCGTTGAGGGGCCCACGCGTGTGGCCTTTATTAGGTAGTCTGCCGGGGCTGATTGAGAACTGCGACCGCATGCACGATTGGATCGCCGATAATCTCCGCGCTTGTGGTGGCACGTACCAAACCTGCACTTGCCCTATCCCTTTCCTGGCGCGAAAACAAGGTTTGGTCACTGTCACGTGTGATCCCAAGAATCTTGAGCACATATTAAAGACACGCTTCGACAATTACCCAAAGGGCCCCACCTGGCAAGCTGCGTTCCATGATCTACTTGGCGAAGGCATCTTTAACTCCGATGGCGACACGTGGCTATTTCAGAGGAAGACCGCCGCGCTTGAGTTCACCACCCGAACACTACGACAAGCCATGGGTCGGTGGGTGAACCGAGCCATCAAGCTCCGGTTCTGCCCAATCCTTAAAACGGCCCAAGTGGAATCGAAGACCGTGGATCTTCAAGACCTACTCCTCCGATTAACCTTCGATAACATATGCGGACTAGCTTTCGGTAAGGACCCTCAGACCCTGTCACCCGGTCTACCCGAGAACCGGTTCGCATCGGCATTCGATGGAGCCACCGAGGCCACCTTGCAGCGGTTCATCTTGCCCCGAGTCATatggaagatgaagaaatggcTTCGGTTGGGCCAGGAAGTCATCCTGAGCCAGAGTTTACAACACGTGGACAGGTACCTATTCGATGTCATCGAGACACGTAAGCTGGAGCTGCAGCAGAATCTCGGGACCGGAGGGAAGGGTAACCCACACGACGACCTGCTGTCCAGgttcatgaagaagaaagaatccTACTCGGACACTTTTCTCCAACACGTGGCACTCAACTTCATCCTAGCTGGACGAGACACATCATCAGTGGCACTGAGCTGGTTCTTCTGGTTGCTGACGATGAACCCGAAAGTGGAGGAGAAGATCTTGCGTGAGATCTGCACGGTTCTGATGGAGACACGTGGCGATGACACGTCGAAGTGGTTGGAGGACCCGTTGGTGTTCGACGAGGTTGACCGGCTTGTTTACCTGAAAGCAGCGTTGTCGGAAACCCTCCGGTTGTACCCGTCGGTCCCCCAAGACTCGAAGCACGTGGTTAAAGACGACGTGTTACCGGACGGCACATTCGTACCGGCTGGTTCGGCGATCACTTACTCGATATACGCTGTGGGGAGAATGGAGTGGACGTGGGGCGAAGACTGCATGGAATTCCGACCGGAGAGGTGGTTGTCGCCGGACGAGAAGAGTTACGAAGCGAAGGATCAGTTCAAGTACGTGTCATTCAATGCGGGACCCAGGATCTGTTTAGGGAAGGACTTGGCTTATCTTCAAATGAAGTCCATCGCTTCCGCGGTGTTGCTCAGGCACCGGCTCACGTTAGCACCAGGGCACCGTGTAGAGCAGAAGATGTCGTTAACTCTGTTCATGAAGAAAGGGTTGATGGTAAACGTGCACCATAGGGATCTCATGGC